One window from the genome of Methanobacteriaceae archaeon encodes:
- a CDS encoding roadblock/LC7 domain-containing protein codes for MKDSELKSKLEKALASVNSITGVDGTLVVDNQGEILYSNLSYKDVDLFGSMANIISSSSEKLLDLSKEGQIERVLVESVRGKALFLSLRKAHLVVLTNIKANIGMVILSSKKSANLIKEMKEIRDISDYVEIEPIPEPVAEVKVDLKAESKPSKELKVEEEITVPPVKEVEREIIEASNESKVSKSPSQATADYLKDQTDTEILSSQKSFESSEEIKKPPEIDVVKKLDIKGPSKESEDLKPQKMEIPVIRPPLSFPPLPESVSVPENLEEKSRLITDIYESVLLAMSIGASKIMGTAPARGMLKNSIPYDDCPELLDGVDVRSNSALQFDIIRKNLEKFPLEERSEKTIDDFTIIISSITDKYGRVMGYDAFRGMIRQEFKKIYDSFGPAMEELGIKEKIHPELRKLLVS; via the coding sequence ATGAAAGATTCCGAACTCAAATCAAAGTTAGAAAAAGCCTTAGCTAGTGTAAATAGTATCACTGGAGTAGATGGGACATTAGTTGTAGACAATCAGGGAGAGATTTTATACAGCAACCTTTCATACAAGGATGTGGATCTTTTTGGATCTATGGCCAATATCATTAGCAGTTCCTCAGAAAAGCTACTCGATTTAAGTAAAGAAGGTCAAATTGAAAGAGTTCTTGTTGAATCTGTTAGAGGAAAAGCACTTTTTTTAAGCCTCAGAAAAGCTCATTTAGTAGTTTTAACGAATATTAAAGCAAATATTGGGATGGTTATTCTTTCTTCTAAAAAATCAGCTAATTTAATAAAAGAAATGAAAGAAATAAGGGACATATCCGATTATGTAGAAATTGAGCCTATTCCAGAACCTGTTGCTGAGGTTAAAGTCGATTTAAAAGCAGAGTCCAAACCGTCTAAAGAATTAAAAGTAGAAGAAGAGATAACAGTTCCACCAGTTAAAGAAGTGGAACGAGAGATTATTGAAGCTAGCAATGAATCTAAAGTATCAAAAAGTCCTTCACAAGCTACAGCAGATTATTTAAAAGATCAAACGGATACAGAAATATTATCCTCACAAAAATCTTTTGAATCATCTGAAGAAATTAAAAAACCTCCAGAAATAGATGTTGTTAAAAAATTAGATATTAAAGGCCCATCTAAAGAATCAGAGGATTTGAAACCTCAAAAAATGGAAATACCAGTTATAAGACCACCATTATCATTCCCCCCACTGCCTGAAAGCGTTTCTGTTCCTGAAAATCTAGAAGAAAAGTCCAGATTAATTACGGATATTTATGAATCCGTACTTCTGGCCATGTCCATTGGGGCCAGCAAAATTATGGGAACTGCACCAGCCAGAGGAATGCTTAAAAATTCAATTCCCTATGATGATTGTCCTGAATTATTAGATGGTGTGGATGTGAGAAGTAATTCGGCACTACAGTTCGATATAATCCGGAAAAACCTCGAAAAATTCCCATTAGAAGAGCGAAGTGAAAAAACAATTGATGATTTCACCATTATAATATCTTCCATTACCGACAAATACGGCAGAGTAATGGGATATGATGCATTTAGGGGAATGATTAGGCAAGAATTCAAAAAGATATATGATTCTTTTGGCCCCGCTATGGAAGAGCTGGGAATAAAAGAAAAAATACATCCAGAGCTTAGAAAACTTTTAGTTTCTTAA
- a CDS encoding sortase codes for MNKYKTYSVAIIAVCIVISSGIGIIGYYEFQKMKDSQAALEHYKTAPKNLLDPDTSSTNSVYASNTAKLIIPKIGLNCWIRSDTVNAYNSVYHYSESVSPGKPGQCGLLGHRTTYSGPFKKLGTLKVGDQVIIEDLILSKKYIYKVSSNGKDIRWDYKTNPIKFAQSGEARLMLITCYPPGKKSAAWITHCKLVSTENI; via the coding sequence ATGAATAAATATAAAACTTATTCTGTAGCTATAATTGCTGTTTGTATTGTTATTTCTTCAGGTATTGGAATAATTGGATATTATGAATTTCAGAAAATGAAAGATTCCCAGGCCGCTTTAGAGCATTATAAAACCGCGCCTAAAAACCTTCTAGATCCAGATACTAGTTCTACAAACAGTGTTTATGCCTCCAATACAGCCAAATTAATTATTCCTAAAATAGGCCTAAATTGTTGGATTCGTTCTGATACTGTAAATGCATATAACTCGGTTTATCATTATAGTGAAAGTGTTTCCCCTGGAAAACCTGGCCAATGTGGACTATTAGGACATAGAACTACATATTCTGGTCCATTTAAAAAATTAGGGACTTTAAAAGTAGGAGATCAAGTTATAATAGAAGATCTGATTCTTTCAAAAAAATACATATATAAAGTAAGTTCCAATGGAAAGGATATTCGATGGGATTATAAAACAAACCCTATAAAATTCGCCCAAAGTGGAGAAGCCCGTTTAATGTTAATTACTTGTTATCCTCCAGGAAAAAAGAGTGCGGCATGGATTACGCATTGCAAACTTGTTTCAACCGAAAATATCTAA
- a CDS encoding mechanosensitive ion channel family protein has product MEINPYLKDIVMILFTIIATIIITKWVTYFLKKTFQRWDIDITVIQVLQEIINYSIYVIAISLILKELGIDITGIAVSLGIVGVAVGFASRDIIANFISGMFILADKSFKVGDTIAVSNQKGKVTKVGFRVTTITTPDNSVITIPNSAFSTSPYSNYTYMDRRRVDLGITIPYKFDLEELTIDIEKILEEFDWVNKSPKPKVMLLELSDVGVKAKITAWTSNPKQMTHYRSLMAEELKKILVRENE; this is encoded by the coding sequence ATGGAAATTAATCCTTACCTTAAAGATATAGTTATGATTCTCTTTACAATCATAGCCACGATTATAATAACTAAATGGGTAACTTACTTCCTTAAAAAAACATTCCAAAGATGGGATATTGATATTACTGTAATTCAAGTTCTTCAAGAAATTATAAACTACAGTATTTACGTCATTGCCATTAGTTTAATATTAAAAGAGCTGGGAATAGATATTACTGGCATTGCTGTCAGTTTAGGGATAGTTGGTGTGGCCGTTGGGTTTGCTTCCAGAGACATAATTGCCAATTTCATATCAGGAATGTTTATACTGGCAGATAAGAGTTTTAAAGTAGGAGATACAATTGCCGTTTCCAATCAAAAGGGAAAGGTTACCAAAGTGGGTTTTAGAGTGACCACCATAACTACTCCAGATAACAGTGTGATTACCATACCTAATTCAGCTTTTTCAACCAGTCCATACTCCAATTATACATATATGGATCGGAGAAGAGTCGATTTAGGAATTACAATCCCCTACAAATTTGATTTAGAAGAATTAACTATTGATATTGAAAAAATCCTGGAAGAATTTGATTGGGTGAATAAGAGTCCTAAACCCAAAGTAATGTTATTAGAACTTTCAGATGTGGGTGTTAAAGCAAAAATTACTGCATGGACATCTAATCCAAAACAAATGACCCATTACAGATCATTAATGGCTGAAGAGCTCAAAAAAATTTTGGTTAGGGAAAATGAATAA
- the rnz gene encoding ribonuclease Z codes for MEIIFLGTSSAIPTKHRNHASIALKAFGEILLFDCGEGTQRQMAHLKLSPMKIKKIFISHLHGDHILGLPGIIQSMGFRGRTESLDIYGPPGIQNIKEAIMNFGYFSLNFEITFNEVEDGIVIDHPEYKIECIQTQHNVPNFSYSIIEKKKPKFLKDKAIELGIEPGPDFSKLHGGIPVKIGNKTINPEQVLGKSRSGIKVVYSGDTRPCDALVELAKGADILIHESTFGDEDQNKAIENWHSTAKEAAEVAKKAEVKKLILTHISTRYKQSNHLKKSAQKIFENTVISKDFMVLKVNSHGN; via the coding sequence ATGGAAATCATCTTTTTGGGCACATCATCAGCAATACCAACTAAACATCGAAATCATGCTTCTATAGCCCTAAAAGCATTTGGTGAAATTTTATTATTTGACTGTGGTGAGGGAACACAGCGCCAAATGGCCCATCTCAAATTAAGTCCTATGAAAATAAAAAAAATATTTATCAGTCATTTACACGGCGATCACATCTTAGGGCTTCCAGGAATTATTCAATCAATGGGATTTAGAGGTAGAACAGAATCCCTGGATATTTATGGGCCTCCAGGAATTCAAAATATAAAAGAAGCGATAATGAACTTTGGTTATTTCTCCCTGAACTTTGAAATAACGTTTAATGAAGTGGAAGATGGAATTGTAATAGACCATCCAGAATATAAAATTGAATGCATTCAAACTCAACATAATGTCCCTAATTTTTCTTATTCCATTATTGAAAAAAAGAAGCCTAAATTTTTAAAAGATAAAGCTATTGAGCTAGGAATAGAACCCGGCCCCGATTTTAGCAAATTACATGGTGGAATTCCAGTGAAAATAGGAAATAAAACCATTAATCCTGAGCAAGTGCTTGGAAAAAGTAGAAGTGGTATTAAAGTTGTATATTCTGGAGATACAAGGCCCTGTGATGCTTTAGTTGAGCTTGCCAAAGGTGCAGATATTTTAATCCATGAATCCACATTTGGTGATGAAGATCAAAACAAAGCTATTGAAAACTGGCATTCTACCGCCAAAGAAGCCGCTGAAGTAGCTAAAAAAGCTGAAGTAAAAAAATTAATTTTAACCCATATAAGTACCAGATATAAACAATCCAATCATCTTAAAAAATCTGCTCAAAAAATATTTGAAAATACAGTCATATCCAAAGATTTTATGGTATTAAAGGTGAACTCCCATGGAAATTAA
- the nadC gene encoding carboxylating nicotinate-nucleotide diphosphorylase, producing MKNALRHMIEEDIGFEDITTNALISPELDARAEIISRVGGIIAGVDVAETIFNEFGLKYSTYKSDGNLIHSGDVIMLIEGNARVLLSVERTVLNLMMRMSGIATLTAKMVAKATAVNKNIIIAGTRKTTPGIQFFEKSAVKFGGGDPHRFRLDDCVMIKDNHRAMVGDIDQAIKIVRKNVSFTKKIEVEVETLEDAILASRAGADIIMLDNMKTQEIEIILDELNKLELRENVIIEASGGISPDNISQYASTGVDVISMGFITHSAPSIDLSLEITFNDL from the coding sequence ATGAAGAATGCCTTAAGGCATATGATAGAAGAAGATATTGGCTTTGAAGATATTACTACTAATGCTCTTATTAGTCCGGAACTTGATGCTCGTGCTGAAATTATTTCTCGAGTGGGGGGAATAATTGCTGGGGTTGATGTTGCTGAAACCATTTTTAATGAATTTGGGTTAAAATATTCTACCTACAAGTCAGATGGCAATTTAATACATTCCGGTGATGTAATAATGTTAATTGAAGGAAATGCGCGTGTTCTTTTGAGTGTAGAGCGCACGGTACTAAATTTAATGATGAGGATGAGTGGAATTGCCACCTTAACTGCAAAAATGGTTGCAAAAGCAACGGCAGTTAACAAAAATATTATTATTGCTGGAACTAGAAAAACAACTCCGGGTATTCAGTTTTTTGAGAAATCCGCCGTTAAATTTGGGGGGGGAGATCCACATCGTTTTAGATTGGATGATTGTGTCATGATAAAGGACAATCACCGGGCTATGGTAGGGGATATTGATCAGGCCATTAAAATAGTTCGAAAAAATGTTAGTTTTACTAAAAAAATTGAAGTTGAAGTTGAAACCTTGGAAGATGCGATTCTAGCTTCTAGGGCTGGCGCGGATATTATCATGCTGGATAATATGAAAACTCAAGAAATTGAAATTATCCTAGATGAATTGAATAAACTGGAGCTGCGTGAAAATGTAATCATAGAAGCTTCTGGTGGGATAAGCCCAGATAACATATCTCAATACGCAAGCACAGGGGTAGATGTAATTTCAATGGGTTTTATTACTCATTCGGCACCTTCTATTGATTTAAGTTTGGAAATTACATTTAATGATTTATGA
- a CDS encoding ZPR1 zinc finger domain-containing protein yields the protein MEKMKVDCPVCHTEKCMEVISRTEEIPYFGEIMESVVLCESCGYRHTDIICLDQKDPVRYSIEVKKDSMNARVVKSQSATLSVPELGLKVEPGPKSLGYVSNVEGVIERFQGAVKTALNLFDDDEESQKNAKLILKNLEKVRSGDKIVEIVLEDPFGQSFIAHPNASKRELKPDEIKDLKTGFATFEQSEVD from the coding sequence TTGGAAAAAATGAAAGTTGACTGTCCAGTATGCCATACAGAAAAATGCATGGAAGTAATTAGTCGGACAGAAGAAATCCCTTACTTTGGAGAGATAATGGAATCTGTGGTATTATGTGAATCCTGTGGTTATCGTCATACAGACATAATATGTCTGGATCAAAAGGATCCCGTTCGATATTCTATAGAAGTTAAAAAGGACAGCATGAATGCCCGAGTTGTTAAATCTCAATCTGCAACTTTAAGTGTTCCTGAACTGGGACTAAAAGTAGAACCTGGACCTAAATCTTTAGGATATGTCTCAAACGTAGAAGGTGTTATAGAACGGTTCCAAGGAGCAGTTAAAACAGCCCTCAATCTTTTTGATGATGATGAAGAATCTCAAAAAAACGCCAAGTTAATACTTAAAAATTTGGAAAAAGTTCGATCAGGAGATAAAATAGTTGAAATAGTCCTAGAAGATCCTTTTGGTCAGAGTTTCATCGCACACCCCAATGCTTCAAAAAGAGAATTGAAACCAGATGAAATAAAAGATCTAAAGACTGGTTTTGCCACTTTTGAACAGAGCGAAGTAGATTGA
- a CDS encoding 3H domain-containing protein, with product MKKPYVILIGSASGIGKSTVASELAKELGIKHLIETDFIREIVRGIIGPEYAPALHKSSFDAYTTLRNKEKFKDNKKDLIKAGFEEHASFVIPAIEKVIKRAVDDFDDVVIEGVHLVPGLVNIEKFKDDASIHFFILSADENVHKERFVKRAMKIKRGGKHLEYFKENRIIHNYLVEKANEHVVPVINNQSIECTLKRMLSIIREICKEMILKHSVDKLNEEINIVLNKYGGRIVDVSYFLPGFGEPLRRKVNVYDPREAKRFVDQLNQNPKRKKDLEKLYELSNNVHSHRICAPDMETLEKMVDDLDKSGLLFKQQKDYEDGVDENNTNA from the coding sequence TTGAAAAAGCCCTATGTAATATTAATTGGAAGTGCTTCTGGAATTGGAAAATCTACTGTAGCTTCTGAGTTGGCCAAAGAGTTAGGCATAAAACACCTTATTGAAACTGACTTTATTAGAGAAATTGTTAGAGGAATTATAGGGCCAGAGTATGCCCCTGCACTACACAAATCTTCTTTTGATGCATATACTACCCTAAGAAATAAAGAAAAATTTAAAGATAATAAAAAAGATTTGATTAAAGCTGGTTTTGAAGAACACGCTTCATTTGTAATTCCAGCTATTGAAAAAGTTATAAAAAGAGCAGTGGATGATTTTGATGATGTTGTGATTGAAGGAGTTCACCTGGTTCCAGGATTAGTAAATATTGAAAAGTTCAAAGATGATGCATCCATACACTTTTTCATTTTATCTGCTGATGAAAATGTTCATAAAGAAAGATTCGTAAAAAGGGCCATGAAAATAAAGCGGGGCGGAAAACACTTGGAATATTTCAAAGAAAACAGAATAATCCATAATTATCTCGTAGAAAAGGCTAATGAACATGTTGTTCCTGTAATCAATAATCAGAGCATTGAATGTACTCTTAAAAGAATGTTATCCATTATAAGAGAAATTTGTAAAGAAATGATTTTAAAACATTCCGTGGATAAGTTAAATGAAGAAATTAACATAGTCTTAAATAAGTATGGTGGAAGAATAGTGGATGTTTCTTACTTCCTTCCCGGCTTTGGAGAACCTTTAAGAAGAAAAGTAAATGTTTATGATCCAAGAGAAGCAAAAAGATTTGTTGATCAATTGAATCAAAATCCAAAACGTAAGAAAGACCTAGAAAAGCTTTATGAACTATCTAACAATGTTCACAGCCACAGAATATGTGCACCCGATATGGAGACTTTAGAAAAAATGGTGGATGATTTAGATAAAAGTGGACTGCTATTTAAACAGCAAAAAGACTATGAAGATGGTGTTGATGAAAATAACACCAATGCCTAA
- a CDS encoding roadblock/LC7 domain-containing protein: MIARILKDLGRINGVNGSLVVGKDGLIIETEVPSDIDSELVAAMSSAVFGTAERSAEEMKHEPLEQVMIEGTRGKTLMIDSGEGILVLITDVDINLGLIRIEMRRSAERVKDLLT, from the coding sequence ATGATAGCGAGGATACTTAAAGATTTAGGTAGGATCAACGGGGTAAATGGTTCTTTGGTTGTAGGAAAAGACGGTCTGATTATTGAAACTGAGGTGCCTTCAGATATAGATTCTGAATTAGTTGCAGCTATGTCATCTGCGGTTTTTGGTACAGCAGAGCGGTCTGCAGAAGAAATGAAACATGAACCCCTAGAACAAGTAATGATTGAAGGAACTAGAGGAAAAACATTGATGATCGATTCGGGTGAAGGAATTTTGGTTCTTATTACTGACGTCGATATTAATCTGGGACTTATCCGAATTGAAATGAGGAGAAGTGCAGAGAGGGTAAAAGATCTGTTAACATAA
- a CDS encoding DUF1611 domain-containing protein, translating into MYIVSSVEELQNLNPFIVIGCGGGGEKFSNFEGVEAVGFVDDNPSKHGKLFCGFSVSSDLIGLLNETEAKSVAIMLPIGAEGSALKYAVQAINEGKNVVTSFRSLSVAENTALLKFAEQKNVLIKEISPRLDTIDNLFGVAPSKCCEMLPKINYQHKTPVVYVGGTSQECGKRTTTRLLGKAAMDAGMEVGVISTDEMGLEQPVDLNFRAGSLSVMDIASSIIGSIKYLEDEKNPDIIFVESQSSLTELGNPHPRGLSASILIGSSPEVSVLCHRPNHPYRQPRGVLDEIRAIESVEPTKVVGISLNLRNVDAKGQIEKYESEYGLPAVDVKNGGSSQLLNVIIDFLGEIK; encoded by the coding sequence TTGTACATAGTATCTTCTGTGGAAGAACTTCAAAACCTTAATCCATTCATTGTCATAGGATGCGGAGGTGGAGGAGAAAAGTTTTCTAATTTTGAAGGCGTAGAGGCAGTTGGATTTGTAGATGACAATCCTTCTAAACATGGAAAACTTTTCTGTGGATTTTCAGTCTCCTCTGACTTAATTGGCTTATTAAATGAAACAGAAGCTAAAAGCGTGGCCATAATGTTGCCTATAGGTGCTGAGGGTTCCGCATTGAAATATGCAGTTCAGGCAATAAATGAAGGAAAAAATGTGGTTACTTCATTCCGGTCTTTATCTGTGGCTGAAAATACAGCTCTTTTGAAGTTTGCTGAGCAAAAAAATGTTTTAATTAAGGAAATAAGCCCTAGATTAGATACTATAGATAACTTATTTGGTGTTGCACCATCCAAATGTTGTGAAATGCTACCTAAGATTAATTATCAACATAAAACTCCAGTAGTATATGTGGGTGGAACATCACAGGAATGTGGTAAAAGAACTACAACTCGTTTGCTTGGAAAAGCTGCTATGGATGCTGGCATGGAAGTTGGTGTAATTTCAACTGATGAAATGGGATTAGAACAACCTGTAGATCTTAATTTCCGAGCAGGGAGTTTATCCGTAATGGATATTGCTTCTTCAATCATAGGTTCAATTAAATATTTGGAAGATGAAAAAAATCCAGATATTATTTTTGTTGAAAGCCAATCCAGCTTGACTGAACTGGGTAATCCACACCCTAGGGGTTTATCGGCTTCTATTTTAATAGGTTCTTCACCAGAGGTTTCAGTTTTATGTCACCGGCCAAACCACCCTTATCGACAACCTAGGGGTGTCTTGGATGAGATAAGAGCTATTGAATCTGTAGAGCCCACAAAAGTTGTTGGAATTTCTCTTAATTTGAGGAATGTGGATGCAAAAGGACAAATTGAGAAATATGAATCGGAATATGGGCTTCCAGCTGTTGATGTAAAAAATGGTGGCTCTTCACAGTTATTAAATGTAATTATTGATTTTTTAGGGGAGATTAAATGA
- the sepF gene encoding cell division protein SepF, with translation MKDMMDFVKKNLGLDEDEKEKEDPDTIIVPEHSFYEIILMKAKNMDDIDYAINQISEEKNPIILDMSYLENELPEDFQLAGEKLNDLRKRIGVEVILLCKNGKNVLIITPPEIKLIRKD, from the coding sequence ATGAAGGATATGATGGATTTTGTTAAGAAAAACCTGGGCTTAGATGAGGATGAAAAAGAAAAAGAAGATCCTGATACAATAATTGTTCCTGAGCATTCATTTTATGAGATTATATTAATGAAAGCTAAGAACATGGATGATATTGACTACGCTATAAATCAGATATCTGAAGAAAAGAACCCTATTATTCTGGATATGAGTTATTTGGAAAATGAACTTCCTGAAGATTTTCAGTTAGCTGGTGAAAAGCTCAATGATCTACGTAAAAGAATTGGTGTGGAAGTTATACTTCTTTGTAAAAATGGGAAAAATGTTTTAATTATTACTCCTCCTGAAATAAAACTCATAAGGAAAGATTAA
- a CDS encoding DUF2226 domain-containing protein yields the protein MELPITKPSQVSYADELEFSDLMEKMYEKSYDGFIRITHGSEEGYILFEDGQPVAASYDRFLKNEAVIKIEKAMEKSDSLIEVFDLKPSQISYLMDLNKAYKIEKEQPSPKLSSSDMEGDTNEDDLDYDDGLFNPKEASYRQPIAKIEAEERAEYDRKQEFSSKSEKQMPVNEPLVEAEVVKEPVVESEPELDIDEIEEEEAIPIDREELMKKYGLKDIQEEEVDKVLDTYKGGTVSSSDLEKIELTLMNRIKQSVMAVPKIKGTEVMVFLENTRELGGKIKIISEYEGKGLFSRIMGESKVIENLKYQVLDIVEMEIRKSFREYPQIVENFDINIEIVH from the coding sequence ATGGAATTACCAATTACTAAACCTTCTCAGGTTTCTTATGCAGATGAGCTTGAATTTTCAGATCTTATGGAAAAAATGTATGAAAAAAGCTATGATGGTTTTATTCGTATTACTCATGGTTCTGAAGAGGGTTATATTCTTTTTGAAGATGGGCAACCAGTTGCAGCTTCTTATGATCGTTTTTTAAAAAATGAAGCTGTGATCAAAATAGAAAAAGCTATGGAAAAGAGCGATAGTTTAATTGAAGTTTTTGATTTGAAACCATCTCAAATAAGCTATTTAATGGACTTAAACAAGGCTTATAAGATTGAAAAGGAGCAACCCAGTCCAAAATTATCTTCTTCTGATATGGAAGGAGATACTAATGAAGATGATTTGGATTATGATGATGGATTATTCAATCCTAAAGAGGCCAGCTATCGTCAGCCAATTGCTAAGATTGAAGCAGAAGAAAGGGCAGAATATGACCGAAAACAAGAATTTTCTTCAAAATCTGAAAAACAAATGCCTGTTAATGAACCTTTAGTTGAGGCGGAGGTTGTTAAGGAGCCTGTTGTTGAGTCTGAACCTGAATTGGATATTGATGAAATCGAAGAAGAAGAAGCAATTCCTATTGATCGTGAAGAACTCATGAAAAAATATGGGCTAAAGGATATTCAGGAAGAAGAGGTTGATAAGGTCTTAGATACCTACAAAGGGGGAACTGTCAGCAGCAGTGACTTGGAAAAGATTGAACTGACTTTAATGAACAGAATAAAACAATCTGTCATGGCAGTACCTAAAATTAAGGGTACTGAAGTCATGGTATTCTTAGAGAACACTCGTGAATTAGGTGGTAAAATAAAAATAATATCCGAATATGAAGGAAAAGGTCTTTTTTCTAGGATCATGGGTGAATCTAAAGTTATAGAAAATCTAAAATATCAAGTTTTGGATATTGTGGAAATGGAGATACGTAAAAGTTTTAGAGAGTATCCACAAATTGTAGAGAATTTTGATATTAATATTGAAATTGTTCACTAA
- the minD gene encoding cell division ATPase MinD yields the protein MTRVITVASGKGGVGKTTITANLGVSLSTFGESVVVLDADIAMANLELILGMEGKSVTLHEVLAGEASIEDAIYEGPSGVRVVPAGISLEGLRNVKLDRLEDALSRLMEGTDILLIDAPAGLEKDALAALAAADELILVTTPEVPSISDALKTKIIATKLGVNIIGVVINREQHDRTFLTVDEVETILEVPVIAVIPDDHEVSRAAAFGEPIVLKNPKSPTSNAIMKLAADLIGEHYHPIEPDKKGVIIKLIDGLMGRR from the coding sequence ATGACCAGGGTTATTACTGTTGCTTCAGGTAAAGGAGGGGTTGGTAAAACAACCATCACTGCCAACCTGGGAGTTTCACTATCTACTTTTGGGGAAAGTGTAGTGGTTTTAGATGCAGATATCGCAATGGCGAATCTGGAACTTATTTTAGGTATGGAAGGAAAATCAGTAACTTTACATGAAGTACTGGCTGGTGAAGCTTCAATAGAAGATGCGATTTATGAGGGACCTAGTGGGGTTAGAGTTGTACCTGCAGGTATATCTTTAGAGGGCCTTCGAAATGTTAAATTAGACCGTTTAGAAGATGCATTATCTAGATTAATGGAAGGTACTGATATTTTATTAATTGATGCTCCCGCTGGATTGGAAAAAGATGCACTTGCAGCATTGGCTGCTGCAGATGAGCTTATATTAGTCACTACTCCTGAAGTACCGTCTATAAGTGACGCACTCAAAACTAAAATTATTGCCACAAAGCTTGGTGTGAATATCATTGGTGTTGTAATCAATCGGGAACAGCATGATAGGACCTTTTTGACTGTTGATGAGGTTGAAACAATTCTAGAAGTTCCAGTAATTGCTGTAATTCCCGATGATCACGAAGTGAGTAGGGCTGCGGCTTTTGGTGAACCAATTGTTCTTAAAAATCCAAAATCTCCTACATCTAATGCTATAATGAAATTAGCAGCAGACTTGATTGGAGAACATTACCACCCAATAGAACCAGATAAAAAAGGTGTTATTATCAAGTTAATTGATGGTTTAATGGGCAGAAGATAA
- a CDS encoding carbohydrate kinase family protein, translating into MKLDVVSVGTCNMDFILKVPKFVELDGEMYIEEVKKIPGGSALNFAIKTSLNGLNSGIIAKIGNDYHGEIILDKLSKRGIETSRIEKIDDSTGMAFISVDGSGKRSIYSFMGANEKLNLSKDDLDYIKSAEMIYLGGTYWEVAYAAAKHSNKLCFAPGALLSTFGLDKLEPVLANTDILFLNEKEVKILTGLELNKGIDLLIENGIPLVVITLGDKGSILHNKKEIIKCPAKIVPVIDTTGAGDAFAAGFISQWLKKKSLNSCLKFATSSAAECIGKLGGI; encoded by the coding sequence TTGAAATTAGACGTTGTTTCCGTAGGCACATGCAATATGGATTTTATTTTAAAAGTTCCAAAATTTGTTGAACTTGATGGAGAAATGTATATTGAAGAAGTTAAAAAGATTCCGGGGGGTTCAGCCTTAAATTTCGCAATTAAAACCTCTTTAAATGGATTAAATTCAGGAATAATTGCTAAAATTGGAAATGACTATCATGGTGAAATCATACTTGATAAACTCTCTAAAAGAGGTATTGAGACTTCCAGGATAGAAAAAATAGATGATTCTACCGGTATGGCTTTTATTAGTGTTGATGGTAGCGGAAAAAGATCTATTTACTCATTCATGGGAGCAAATGAAAAATTAAATCTTTCTAAAGATGATTTGGACTATATAAAATCTGCTGAAATGATTTATCTTGGTGGAACGTACTGGGAAGTTGCTTATGCTGCAGCCAAACATTCTAATAAGTTATGTTTTGCACCGGGGGCCCTACTTTCTACTTTCGGATTGGATAAGCTGGAACCAGTATTAGCTAACACCGATATATTATTTTTGAATGAAAAAGAAGTTAAAATATTAACTGGCTTGGAATTAAATAAAGGAATAGATCTTTTAATTGAGAATGGTATTCCCTTAGTGGTAATAACTTTAGGGGATAAAGGTTCTATTTTACACAACAAAAAAGAAATAATTAAATGTCCTGCTAAAATTGTTCCGGTGATAGATACTACTGGGGCAGGTGATGCTTTTGCAGCAGGGTTTATATCTCAATGGCTGAAGAAAAAATCGCTAAATTCCTGTTTAAAATTTGCCACTTCATCTGCAGCAGAGTGTATTGGTAAATTAGGTGGCATTTAA